A window of the Corallococcus exiguus genome harbors these coding sequences:
- the scpB gene encoding SMC-Scp complex subunit ScpB → MTTGNGPDDGDETPAPGTPGGPGQFSEEEIAAVTGPGPDDAELDGVEAAAIEEDSDDTENVPDLQSSFEKLLAKSRNLSPDRIRTVLESVLFVAERPLSVDELYQATGIPRDPILQALDQLSGIHREGISGVVLYEVAGGWQFRTDPHSAEYVRRYLRVKPQRLTRAAVETLAIIAYRQPVTRPELEDIRGVDCGAVLKALMDRKLVKILGKREEVGRPILYGTTREFLEFFALKDLSALPTLREFHELTQEHREIVEKEAAPPVPVASGTVAALSDPGFTKRMEKNEAASEAALEELEEAMAAAERSQKVSASILESPPSPEKGDSEGPKPE, encoded by the coding sequence GTGACTACCGGTAACGGTCCCGACGACGGTGACGAGACGCCCGCCCCCGGCACGCCCGGCGGCCCCGGACAGTTCTCCGAGGAGGAGATCGCCGCGGTCACCGGCCCTGGCCCGGACGACGCGGAGCTGGACGGGGTGGAGGCGGCCGCCATCGAGGAGGACTCGGACGACACCGAGAACGTCCCGGACCTCCAGTCCTCCTTCGAGAAGCTGCTCGCCAAGAGCCGCAACCTCTCCCCGGACCGCATCCGCACGGTGCTGGAGAGCGTGCTCTTCGTCGCCGAGCGCCCCCTGTCCGTGGACGAGCTCTACCAGGCCACCGGCATCCCGAGGGATCCCATCCTCCAGGCGCTGGATCAGCTCTCCGGCATCCACCGCGAGGGCATCAGCGGCGTCGTCCTCTACGAGGTGGCGGGCGGGTGGCAGTTCCGCACGGACCCCCACTCCGCGGAGTACGTCCGGCGCTACCTCCGGGTGAAGCCGCAGCGGCTCACCCGCGCGGCGGTGGAGACGCTGGCCATCATCGCGTACCGCCAGCCCGTCACCCGGCCGGAGCTGGAGGACATCCGCGGCGTGGACTGCGGCGCGGTGCTCAAGGCGCTAATGGACCGCAAGCTGGTGAAAATCCTGGGCAAGCGGGAAGAAGTCGGCCGCCCCATTCTTTATGGAACCACGCGCGAGTTCCTGGAGTTCTTCGCGCTGAAGGACCTCTCCGCGCTGCCCACGCTCCGGGAATTCCATGAGTTGACCCAGGAGCACCGGGAAATCGTGGAGAAGGAGGCGGCTCCGCCGGTACCGGTGGCGTCGGGGACGGTGGCTGCGCTGTCGGACCCGGGGTTCACGAAGCGGATGGAGAAGAACGAGGCGGCCAGCGAGGCAGCCTTGGAGGAACTGGAGGAGGCCATGGCCGCCGCGGAGCGGAGCCAGAAGGTCAGCGCCAGCATCCTGGAAAGCCCCCCTTCGCCCGAGAAGGGTGATAGCGAGGGCCCCAAGCCCGAGTGA